One genomic window of Ottowia oryzae includes the following:
- the pyrE gene encoding orotate phosphoribosyltransferase encodes MNSAQIGAQDAAIGQDGLAQEFVQFAIDAGVLRFGEFKTKAGRMSPYFFNAGLFDDGAKLQRLAQFYARALQASGIEFDVIFGPAYKGIPLGAAVAVELARLGVNKPFAYNRKEAKDHGEGGTLVGAPLKGRVLIVDDVISAGTAVRESIALIRAAGATPHAVAIALDRQEKATEGGQDVSWSAVQYVRDTLGLQVCAIANLAQLLQHLQSTDKFLPYVDAVSAYRSRYGVDLRT; translated from the coding sequence ATGAACAGCGCGCAAATTGGCGCCCAAGACGCGGCCATCGGGCAAGACGGACTGGCGCAGGAATTCGTGCAATTCGCCATCGACGCGGGGGTCTTGCGTTTTGGCGAATTCAAGACCAAGGCGGGGCGCATGAGCCCCTATTTCTTCAACGCCGGGCTGTTTGACGATGGCGCCAAGCTGCAGCGGCTGGCGCAATTCTATGCCCGCGCCCTGCAAGCCTCGGGCATCGAATTCGACGTGATTTTCGGCCCCGCCTACAAGGGCATTCCCCTGGGCGCGGCGGTCGCGGTGGAGCTGGCACGCCTGGGCGTGAACAAACCTTTTGCCTACAACCGCAAGGAGGCCAAGGACCACGGCGAGGGCGGCACGCTGGTGGGCGCGCCCTTGAAAGGCCGCGTGCTGATCGTGGACGACGTGATTTCCGCCGGCACCGCCGTGCGCGAATCCATCGCGCTGATCCGCGCGGCCGGCGCCACGCCGCATGCCGTGGCCATCGCGCTGGACCGGCAGGAAAAGGCCACCGAGGGCGGCCAGGACGTTTCCTGGAGCGCCGTGCAATATGTCCGCGACACGCTGGGCCTGCAGGTGTGCGCCATCGCCAATCTGGCCCAGTTATTGCAGCATTTGCAGTCAACTGACAAATTTTTGCCCTACGTCGATGCGGTCTCCGCCTACCGGAGCCGCTACGGCGTTGATCTGAGGACATGA
- a CDS encoding DUF4124 domain-containing protein, with protein MTLLRPRFFCQLAARSARFSAGWAAAALLALGVPHAQAQQQTGSVGGIYTCVDAQGRRITSDRPIMACNDREQRELSRSGTVVRVIGPTLTPKEREAEEARQRQAELDRQRGRDAIRRDEALVNRYPNQAAHDDGRKKALAQTQVVVNAAQARIDDLKAERKGLDEEMEFYKKDPSKAPAKVRQAIETNAEAIAVQERAIGAQQAERDRINAAFDEQLVRLRQLWQMQSSAGPANAPAATRPGGQGR; from the coding sequence ATGACCCTGCTTCGCCCACGCTTTTTCTGTCAACTTGCCGCTCGTTCGGCCCGCTTCAGCGCGGGCTGGGCCGCCGCCGCGCTGCTGGCGCTGGGGGTGCCCCACGCGCAGGCGCAGCAGCAAACTGGCAGCGTGGGCGGCATCTACACCTGTGTGGACGCGCAGGGCCGGCGCATCACCTCCGACCGGCCCATCATGGCCTGCAACGACCGCGAGCAGCGCGAGCTGAGCCGCAGCGGCACCGTGGTTCGCGTGATCGGCCCCACCTTGACGCCCAAAGAGCGCGAAGCCGAGGAAGCCCGGCAGCGCCAGGCCGAACTGGACCGACAGCGCGGGCGCGACGCCATCCGCCGCGACGAAGCCCTGGTCAACCGCTACCCGAACCAGGCCGCCCACGACGACGGCCGCAAGAAGGCGCTGGCCCAGACGCAGGTGGTGGTGAACGCCGCGCAGGCGCGCATCGACGATCTGAAGGCGGAGCGCAAGGGCCTGGACGAGGAGATGGAGTTCTACAAGAAAGACCCATCCAAGGCGCCCGCCAAAGTGCGCCAGGCCATCGAGACCAACGCCGAAGCCATCGCCGTGCAAGAACGCGCCATCGGCGCGCAGCAGGCCGAGCGCGACCGCATCAACGCCGCGTTTGACGAGCAGCTGGTGCGGCTCAGGCAGCTGTGGCAGATGCAATCGAGCGCTGGCCCGGCCAACGCCCCCGCCGCCACGCGCCCGGGCGGTCAGGGCCGCTGA
- the gatB gene encoding Asp-tRNA(Asn)/Glu-tRNA(Gln) amidotransferase subunit GatB — MTSPKLIQGYEVVIGFETHTQLQTNSKIFSRASTAFGAEPNTQACAVDLALPGTLPVMNREAVQCAIKLGLALGSHIAPRSVFARKNYFYPDLPKGYQISQFEIPVVQGGEVSFFVGDQKKTVRLVRAHLEEDAGKSVHEGLHGHSGIDLNRAGTPLLEIVTEPDMGSSDEAVAYAKELHKIVTWIGICDGNMQEGSFRCDANVSVRKPGQPLGTRREIKNLNSFRFMQQAIDFEIRWQIEQIEDGHAIQQATVLFDPDTGETRAMRTKEDSADYRYFPDPDLPPLCISEQWVEQTRALMPELPRKMAERFVADYGLPEYDATTLTHSPAMGAYFEAAAKASGQPKLASNWVMGEFSRRMNAEELSIDQAVKKIRSSDLAVIIKQIVDGQISSSGAKTLFAHVWERGLQFIAPEGIGSVIDDLGLRQMNDTGALEKIVDEVIAANPDNVAQFKAGKDKAFNALVGQVMKASKGKANPAQVNELLKARLA, encoded by the coding sequence ATGACATCTCCCAAACTCATCCAAGGCTACGAAGTCGTCATCGGCTTCGAGACCCACACCCAGCTGCAAACGAACAGCAAGATCTTCAGCCGCGCCAGCACGGCCTTCGGCGCCGAGCCCAATACGCAGGCCTGCGCCGTCGATCTGGCCTTGCCCGGCACGCTGCCCGTGATGAACCGCGAGGCGGTGCAGTGCGCTATCAAATTGGGACTGGCCCTTGGCTCCCACATTGCGCCGCGCAGTGTTTTTGCCCGCAAGAACTACTTCTACCCGGACTTGCCCAAGGGCTACCAGATCAGCCAGTTTGAGATCCCGGTGGTGCAGGGCGGCGAAGTGTCTTTTTTTGTCGGAGACCAGAAGAAAACTGTGCGCCTGGTGCGCGCCCACCTGGAAGAAGACGCCGGCAAATCGGTGCACGAAGGCCTGCACGGCCATTCCGGCATCGACCTGAACCGCGCCGGCACGCCGCTGCTGGAGATCGTCACCGAGCCCGACATGGGCAGCAGCGATGAAGCCGTGGCCTACGCCAAAGAGCTGCACAAGATCGTCACCTGGATCGGCATCTGCGACGGCAACATGCAGGAAGGCAGCTTCCGGTGCGACGCCAACGTCTCCGTGCGCAAGCCCGGCCAGCCGCTGGGCACGCGCCGCGAGATCAAGAACCTCAACAGCTTTCGCTTCATGCAGCAGGCGATCGACTTCGAGATACGCTGGCAGATCGAGCAGATCGAAGACGGCCACGCCATCCAGCAGGCCACCGTGCTGTTCGACCCCGACACGGGCGAAACCCGCGCCATGCGCACCAAGGAAGACTCGGCCGACTACCGCTACTTCCCGGATCCCGACCTGCCGCCGCTCTGCATTTCAGAGCAATGGGTTGAGCAAACACGGGCGCTGATGCCCGAATTGCCGCGCAAGATGGCCGAGCGCTTCGTGGCCGACTACGGCCTGCCCGAATACGACGCCACCACGCTCACGCACTCGCCGGCCATGGGCGCCTACTTCGAGGCGGCCGCCAAGGCCAGCGGGCAGCCCAAGCTGGCCAGCAACTGGGTGATGGGCGAGTTTTCCCGCCGAATGAACGCGGAGGAGTTGTCGATTGATCAGGCCGTGAAGAAGATTCGTTCATCCGACTTGGCAGTAATCATCAAGCAGATCGTCGATGGACAGATTTCTTCTAGCGGGGCGAAGACTCTGTTTGCCCACGTTTGGGAGCGCGGGCTTCAGTTCATCGCCCCTGAGGGGATTGGCTCGGTGATCGACGACCTGGGGCTGCGTCAGATGAACGACACCGGCGCGCTGGAAAAGATCGTCGACGAGGTGATCGCCGCCAACCCCGACAACGTGGCCCAGTTCAAGGCGGGCAAGGACAAGGCGTTCAACGCGCTGGTCGGCCAGGTGATGAAGGCCAGCAAAGGCAAGGCCAACCCGGCGCAGGTCAATGAATTGCTGAAGGCGCGGCTGGCCTGA